The proteins below come from a single Vanessa cardui chromosome 7, ilVanCard2.1, whole genome shotgun sequence genomic window:
- the LOC124530926 gene encoding zinc metalloproteinase nas-1-like: protein MQKTDYSNESGFDLNDEDMHKFHVWPSGIIPYLIDDFSFDKVLKDMIRLYLSNINIVTGLSFTEILQPPEDDTSRWVLFINRIGQLGCVDLPFRNFSIEGVQKVVLGYDCLAAGKISAVILSLIGVPPQHNEPDRDTKITVIPENVLPDKLYFFDKLKDDEWLFYELEYDFNSAGHYNSHQYTSNGGETIVIPNTGKDWLHEKGIGLSVTDVKKIKMLYNYIIRKDTPKKLKGCEKLFAPGINFDKYRKNDSLEVEPRKKPNRYLLLSDEKPPPDISPKNKVVNFLSHKLSNKQQILNESDYETDYDSNET from the exons ATGCAAAAAACAGACTATAGCAACGAGTCAGGCTTCGACCTTAATGATGAAGATATGCATAAATTTCACGTTTGGCCTTCAGGGATCATACCGTACCTTATTGACGATTTTTCATTCG ACAAGGTATTGAAAGACATGATTCGTCTTTATCTCAGCAATATAAACATCGTGACTGGACTAAGTTTTACTGAAATACTACAACCGCCTGAAGATGACACGAGTCGATGGGTCCTCTTCATCAACAGAATAGGTCAGCTCGGCTGTGTTGATCTTCCATTTCGCAATTTCAGCATTGAAGGCGTACAG AAAGTGGTGCTAGGTTACGACTGTCTGGCAGCTGGAAAAATAAGCGCGGTCATCCTTTCTCTGATTGGTGTTCCTCCACAACACAACGAACCAGATAGAGATACTAAGATAACGGTAATTCCAGAAAACGTTTTACCGG ataaattgtacttttttgacaaattaaaagATGACGAATGGTTATTCTACGAATTGGAATACGATTTCAACAGTGCTGGGCATTACAATTCTCATCAGTATACATCTAATGGCGGTGAAACTATAGTTATACCAAATACCGGTAAG GATTGGTTACATGAAAAAGGGATTGGTTTATCTGTCACAgatgtaaagaaaattaaaatgttatataattatataatacgaaaGGATACTCCAAAAAAACTAAAAGGATGTGAAAAGCTTTTTGCACCaggaattaattttgataagtaTCGTAAAAATGACAGTCTTGAAGTAGAACCGAGGAAAAAACCAAACAGATATCTACTTTTATCGGATGAAAAACCTCCGCCAGATATCTCTccaaaaaataaagttgtaaATTTTTTATCTCATAAATTGAGTAATAAGCagcaaatattaaatgaatcagATTATGAAACAGATTACGACAGCAATGAAACATga